The following proteins are co-located in the Doryrhamphus excisus isolate RoL2022-K1 chromosome 3, RoL_Dexc_1.0, whole genome shotgun sequence genome:
- the cbln12 gene encoding cerebellin 12, translating to MHPVDLTVLLAMTLLMLLWGPRGSEAQNDTEPIILEGKCLVVCDSTPSSEPAGNALGMSVRSGSGRVAFSASRQTNHEPTDMSNRTMIIYFDNILVNVGSHFDQESSVFLAPRRGVYSFNFHVVKAYNRQTIQVSLMVNGWPMISAFAGDQDVTREAATNAGLVIMEKGDKAYLRLERGNLMGGWKYSTFSGFLVFPL from the exons ATGCATCCAGTTGACCTTACCGTACTTCTGGCCATGacgctgctgatgctgctgtgGGGTCCACGGGGGTCCGAGGCACAGAATGACACAGAACCCATCATTCTTGAAGGGAAATGTCTGGTGGTCTGCGACTCCACGCCGTCATCCGAACCAGCCGGGAACGCTCTGGGTATGTCGGTACGATCGGGCAGCGGCCGGGTCGCCTTCTCCGCCAGTCGCCAGACCAACCACGAGCCTACGGATATGAGCAACCGCACCATGATTATCTACTTTGATAAC ATCCTGGTGAACGTGGGCAGTCATTTTGATCAGGAGAGCAGTGTCTTCCTGGCACCGAGACGAGGTGTTTACAGCTTCAACTTCCACGTTGTCAAGGCCTACAACAGACAGACTATTCAG GTTAGCTTGATGGTAAACGGCTGGCCCATGATTTCAGCCTTTGCCGGGGACCAGGATGTGACCAGAGAAGCGGCCACTAACGCCGGGTTGGTGATTATGGAGAAAGGCGACAAGGCCTACTTACGACTGGAGAGGGGTAACCTCATGGGAGGATGGAAGTACTCCACCTTTTCCGGGTTTCTGGTCTTCCCCCTGTGA